GACGACTTGTGGCAGCATAGAAGAAGCTGAATCGTACAAGGAACCCTATGAACCTTCGTTGGTGCAATGTTGCCGCTCGCGTTTGCCTTTTTGCGATGTTGATCGTTCCATCACTGGCCGGTGTGCGGACCGCCGCGGCGCAGAATGCGCCCGCCAAACCGCCATCCGCCGCCGCGCCGGATTACTCCGGGCGTTACAGTTTTTTGCAGGATGGCGAGGACGTGCAGCTGAATCAAGCGGGCAGCAAGATCGATGGCTACATCGAGCGCTTTGGCGATGGTGACAGCGATCGCGACACCATGCTGCAGCACACCTTCTCGAAAGCCACCCTCGATGGCGACAAACTCAGCTTCAGCACCAAGCCGGTGCACGCCATCTGGTATGAGTTCAAGGGCAAGGCGGTGCGCGGCGCAGCCAAGACGCGCGCCGAAGACGGCTACTACCAACTCGTAGGGACGCTGACCGAACATCGGCAAAAAGACGGCAAGGAAGCCGGCGCGAAGTCACGCCCGGTCACGCTGAGGTTGTTCGCGGAGGAGCCAGAGAAGTAGACCCTCGGCATTCTTCTTTGCAGCTCGGGACCTGAAATGCTCAGGGTGGCGGGAAGCCGCTAATAATGCTACTCTGGCGCTACTCGCATGTCTGCCACGCCATCCTCTTCGCGAATCGTTGCAACGCCTGCGGGCGAGAAGCCGCTCGGGTATCCCGAGCTGGCGTATTTCCAGAGCGGCGAGCAGACCAGCATCGTATTGAAGAAAGTCCCCTTCAAGGTCGGGCGCAAGACGGAGAACGACCTGGTGATCGGCGATGCGCGCGTCTCGCGCGAGCACGCCCAGTTCATCGAAGAGGGTGGCGACTACTACGTGGTCGACAACCAGTCGAAGCACGGCACCTACGTGAACGGGCAGCGCATCGAGGGACGCCGCAAGCTGGCGCGCAACGACCGTCTCGAGTTCGGGGTACGCGATGAGGTCTACCTGGTCTTCAGCCCGACCGGGTCGAAGACGAGCACGACGCGGGAGTTCCTGAGCCAGATCAGCGGGCTCGACCTCCGCAGCGGCGGCTCCGACCTGGAGAAGCTGACCTTCTTCCTCGACGCGGCGCGCAAGCTGAACACCAGCAACGTGCTGGAAGAGATCCTGGTGACGCTGATCGAAGCCACGCTGCGGCTGACCGGCGCGGAGCGCGGCTACGTGTTCCTGCGCAACGACGATGGCACGCTGCGCCTGGCGGCGGGACGCAACTCGAAGGGCGGCCCGCTGGCCGACGACAAGACGGTCTCGAAGTCGATCATCCAGGACGCGGCGCGAAGCGCCTCGGCCTTCCTGGTGAGCGACACGATGAAGATGAGCGGCATGGCCAAGCGCGAGAGCGTGATCGCGCACGATCTGCGGACGGTGATCTGCATCCCGCTGCGGCGCAAGACGGTGCAGCAGGCGGCGAGCGAGAACATCGTGACCCCCGACGTGATCGGCGTGCTCTACCTCGACAGCCGGTTCGCCTCGCGCGATCTCTCGACCGTGGGCCAGGACATCCTGGCGGCGATCGCGACCGAAGCGGCCGCGCTGGTGGAGAACGCGCGCCTGGTGCAGGCGGAAGAAGCTTCGCGGCGCCTGGAGCAGGAGATGGCGATCGCGGCTTCGATCCAGCAGCGGCTCATGGCGGTGCGCATCCCCGAGCTGGCGTTCGCAACCATCAAGGCGAAGAACATCCCTTGCAAAGACATCGGAGGAGATTTCTTCGACCTGGTGAAGACCGAGGACGGCCTGGTGGTAGTGGTGACCGACGTTTGCGGAAAAGGCATCTCCGCCGCGATCCTGGCGTCGATCCTGCAAGGCCTGGTCTATTCGCAGGCGCTGGCGGGAGTACCGCTCGCGCAGATCGTGAGTATCGCGAACAGCTTCCTGTGCCAGAAAGAGCTGGGCGAGAAATACGCCACCATCGTGATAGCCAAACTGTGGCCCGACGGGCGCTTCGAGTACGTGAACTGCGGACACGTGCCGCCGCTGTTGGTGAGCCAGGGCGAGATCGTGCGGCTGGGGATATCGAGCC
The genomic region above belongs to Acidobacteriota bacterium and contains:
- a CDS encoding SpoIIE family protein phosphatase; this translates as MSATPSSSRIVATPAGEKPLGYPELAYFQSGEQTSIVLKKVPFKVGRKTENDLVIGDARVSREHAQFIEEGGDYYVVDNQSKHGTYVNGQRIEGRRKLARNDRLEFGVRDEVYLVFSPTGSKTSTTREFLSQISGLDLRSGGSDLEKLTFFLDAARKLNTSNVLEEILVTLIEATLRLTGAERGYVFLRNDDGTLRLAAGRNSKGGPLADDKTVSKSIIQDAARSASAFLVSDTMKMSGMAKRESVIAHDLRTVICIPLRRKTVQQAASENIVTPDVIGVLYLDSRFASRDLSTVGQDILAAIATEAAALVENARLVQAEEASRRLEQEMAIAASIQQRLMAVRIPELAFATIKAKNIPCKDIGGDFFDLVKTEDGLVVVVTDVCGKGISAAILASILQGLVYSQALAGVPLAQIVSIANSFLCQKELGEKYATIVIAKLWPDGRFEYVNCGHVPPLLVSQGEIVRLGISSLPVGLLRDATYQSGVQQLRAGDRLLVVTDGVTEAENRTGDFFGYERLEEAAKTQELEGIYDSVRAYAEGVPFNDDCTIFELTYH